The Acinonyx jubatus isolate Ajub_Pintada_27869175 chromosome B3, VMU_Ajub_asm_v1.0, whole genome shotgun sequence genomic interval aagtcggatgcccaaccgactgagccagcctgcTGCCCCAAAAGCTACTACTCTTCTAATGGCATTCTTCTAAGAAGTTCAAACACCAATTTGTTTAATCTTAGAGATAACTCtctaaggtaggtactattactatcctcattttacagataagaaaacaggtaCAGAAAGGTcaggtaacttgtccaagatcataaAATAGTAAGGGATAAAGCTGAGAGATGTCATCCATTCCCAGGTCTAAACAGCCACACATAAAAGATGAAGATCCCCATAATAATTTGTTGTTATCTCCACCTATGGTGTCTTTCTGAAATACTAATTCATATTTCCAACTGCCTTCTGGACTTCTTCACCAGGATGTCttactaaaaacttaaaatataggtttaaaaaatgaatacatgatcCCTTCCCTCTGAAAGGGTCCTTCCTATTTTCTCTGTCACAGTTAATCAATCACCAACCACCTActtttttaacttcataaatTTGGAATTAACTCCTCAGTAATCAAAATCTTTTGATTCTTCTTCCAAAATGTCTTCCCAaatttcctgctttctctgtcccCACCGAATTAGGTCAGAATTTCACCTGCCTAGACAAGAACTATGCCTGGCAGGGTATGACTTCTATTTTACCAGCTAACAATTTCTTCCTCATTGAAGGCCATTCTTCACAGTAACATTAAAATTATCTGCCTCTCCACTCCTACCCGCCTCCAACAAAAGTCATGGCAGCCCCCATAAGCATGGCCTATAAGGCTTTCTCAAAGATTCCCCCAAACTGCCTCTGTGGTCCAAATGCCTTGCTATGAACCACCATTCCACATGCCTAAAACATGCATACACAGACCCGATCTCTTCTCAACTCAATGTTTTCCTGAACACAGCTCACCTTAAAAATTAgtcacttctctctctgccttggaaTGCCCTTCTTCTGCTTGAGAAGTTTCTAGTCATCTATCAATACCCAGTTTATATGTCAATACTATATGAAAGCTTTCCTAATTATCCCAGAAAGAGATTGTGTACTTGTACTACACTGTATTATCTGTCAATATATATCTCCCTGTAATACTGCAatataacaaatacatatatatgtatataaaatatacatatttaaaaaaattttttttaatgtttatttatttttgagagacacagagacagaatacaagtgggttaggggcagagagggagacacagaatctgaagcaggctccaggctctgagctgtcagcacagagcctgatgcggggctcgaactcatgagctgtgagatcatgacctgaaccgaagtctgacactcaaccgactgagccacccaggcgcccctaaaatatacatattttaagaaatatacattttagacTTTGTACTTAGCTCCTGACTATAGTTTCTAAAGCCCTTGTTTTTTCCTAAGTGAAAAATGTGCTAGaggcatcttttgttctaatatttggtctttagCTCTGGTTCCAGatgcagagctcctaaaacccttgtaatttcttgAGTGATGTGGTTGATAGGAGCATCTGACGTAGAGCACCTAaatcttggaatttcctgggtgtcTTTTGTTCTACTGAAGCaacagggctcctggatgggggctggttgccagaaaGATCAAGCATGATTAGAAGCCCCTCTACTCCTGAATTAACTGAGTTAATAATTGGTTATTCCTAAGTGATAAAGCCTctataaaaatctttaagaaatatcTAAAGTATGGGGTTCAGAGAACTTCCAGGTTGCTGAATACATCAaagtgctgggagggtggtgcacCCAGGGAGGGAATGAAAGTGCTATGCTCTTTCCTCTATACCTTGCCACatacatctcttccatctggttgTTCCCAAGTCACATCCCTTGGTAATAAACTCATAATCTAGTttgtaaactgttttcctgagttctgtgagctgttctagcaaattatcgAATCTGAGGAGGTGGTCATGAGAACCTCTAATTTACAGCTAGTTTGttagaagcacaggtaacaacctggactgCCACTGGTATCTGAAGTGGTGGCATTCCTGTGGTACTGAGCCCTTAACTTGTGAGATCTGATGCTAACTCCaagtagacagtgtcagaattgaactgAACTGTAGAACACCCAGTCACTGTCTGCTGGAAAACTGCACTGTTGTGGGTAAAAGCTGTACACATCTGGGGTCAGAAATGAATAATTGAGACTAGTGATAGAGTGTTGAGAGAACAgagttcttttcctttcattccccCAAGTAGGTTTTTAACTCAAACCGTCTTTTAACTCCAGTACTTGAAATGACTTCTGTCCTAGTACTCAATAATTGTTTGGGGAATAAACACATTTCATAAGATACACGATAATTAATTAATCGGTAGCCAGGTTCCACAAACACTTATCTAACAGCTAATATGGCTAAAACAAGAAGCATTTCAGCAGCGAGAAGGTAAAGGAGTGGTGCTTACTTGCATATCTCATGTTGACTTATATTTAGCTAGTTAATTGAACAAGAGAGATTTTTTACTACATTTAAATAACTTTTGTAACTTAGTTTCAAAATCCAAGAAACATAAATGTGTTTGTGTGCAAAAAATGTGTTCTTGGCTATTTAAATTCTAATCTGGAGGTCGAAACAAACATTGTTACCACAGTTAAATTACTTGACTTCAAACACAATTATCAAGATACCTACattcacaggaaagaaaaaagtcaaattcttAATCCTGGCATTTAGGACCTCCACAATTAAACCCCAAATTACCTTACATGCCACTCCTCTTCTTCATGCATGCTATACTCCAGCCAAAGTGGAACTCTTCCCCTTGCCTCAAGGATCTACACTTGCCTCCCTTTGTGTGTTGGCTTTTATTGTCTACTTTATTAGAAAGTCCCTCCATGCAGTTGCACAAACTCAAATCTAACAGATCCTTTATACATCATTCAGATGCCACCTCTTAATCCTTTCCCACTTCTAGAGGTTATCTTTCCATCTTCTCAACTCCTACAGCACTTTATCTTTGACACCATTTACAACTTTGTTTCAAGTGTACATAGTTATGCATCTATATTCTCTCCTCATATTTAATAATAAGGGCAAGTTCTATATGTCATTAAACATTTCCCAAAGTATGCTCCATGGAATTCACAAAATTAACAAGCAGtagaaaatataacaatcttTAATATATGGAGGTATGTTGTAAACCTCTAATGAAACAAAGTATGCCCATTTCCAAAACTTATTTGGCCTCTAAACCATTTGGGTTATTTTGCAGCACATCTCATAGGATTAATATTTCTATGGCATTCCTTTTGAGACATGCAGTCTCATTAATCTTGGCATCTTCTCTTGAACTTAATAGgaactcaacaaacatttgttgaatgaatgggtaaTGGACCCTGGTTAACAAAGAACTCCTCCATAAAGGTAGCCTGCCCAAAAAGAAGACTCCAAGAATGACAGCAGAGAAAAACAGTAAGAGTACAATGTCCTTGGTAATGCAGTAAGAGAAGAGAGGAATATCTGTGACAACAGAAGAAGAATTTACTACCTCAGCCACTTTTTACATGCAGAGGACATAATTAACCCAAACCACACAGGAATTCCTATTTACAATGCCCATCCTGAGGTAAACATGGAGATAGAACTTTTCAGCAAGTCTGTCAAAAAGGGTTGAAACTATGAAGATATTCTGGTCAATTTCCAGGACACATGTtattaaaataactgaaacatCTATTACTAAATCATATcctggagttttattttgttgtatgaGGGTGTTTACATCATAAGAGGAAGTCTCATAGGATCAACAATAAgactttaaaagaagaagagttaacactttATGAAATTTCATGGATTGAAAGCATAATTTTGTATTGATTTAACCTCATCTccaatgtggaaaaataaaagcagaaaccaggatgcataaaaacaaaatatcctgACTACATCCTGACCTGTTTCCTACAGTTCTCTAGCTATGTCTAAAAAACGGGAAGAGAAAAAGACCCTCCCTAACATGTCCTACAATCTAGATCCTATGGTAGTAGCAACAGGAAACGGCAGCGATGactggggtttgttttttgtcttcctcCTCACTCAAAAGCAGAGAGACCAACTTTTCACTTAGGGATGAAAGCTTACTCAAGAGTGGAGTCCACTGCAGGgctgaaaagataaatacatttcttaatcATAACTATTAACATTTAATTGTAACTTTTAACacaatatgcttttaattttgatgaagcaaGAAGAGAAAGTCACATGAATTAAGATCTATGCATGTGTAAGGCTGTCCTATTAACCCTGTGGCCACAGGACTAGTCTGCCATCACTGATCAGTTAAGTGAATGTTACCAGCTATACATAAGGAGTCACTCAGTTAAATTAAATCCTAATTTGGTTTAACTACTCTACTAAATGGCATGACCCtagaaagcaaatataaatatttactacccccccccaaatatatatatgtatttctctaCCTCCTCCCCTCTAAcccaggaggggaaggagggcagaaatcaaatatattttaaagttagggGACTCATGTggtcaaacatttaaagaaaaatggatataAGATGGTCCAAAACACAACTGGAAACGTCAAGCAGGATTAAGTCACAGGTTAATGCCTTATGAATCATGTAACAGAATAACAGTTTTCTGTTAACAGTATTTCATGAAGTATATTAAAGATCTCAACTTCATGAACAGTTTTCTACCTTTATGAGacgtgaaaaataaaacaagaaactaCAGAACTATTTAGTATCTTGCCCAGGAACATACAATAAAAGCTTTTAGCAAAGGAGTGTCTTCCTGCTCCTGAATCAACCAATAAACAGATGGCACAATTATGAAATTTGAGAAGTTAATATAATCTACCTCCCAACACTTATATCTGAGAACATACAATTAATATTTCCAAATTCTctcttgtaattctctctcttcaCTCACAAATTACTATTTATTAGCTATTATAACAATAATATATGTTATTCCTCTCAACATAAGCATGATCTATCCAGGAgctgaaagaaatccaaaatataGTAACAGTAACATATGAAAAGTTCCCAATTGTTGCAAAAACTGTGGCCAAATTTCAAGCCCAAACTGCTGACTCTGAAGCAGAAAATCCAATCTTCACTTGCGGAGAAATTCTCTATTGTCAACTACAGTCGTCTCAATTATTATACTTTTGCTGTGAAAGATGAGCACACACAAAAAgggcctttccttcctttttcgttacatctgttttcacttctttcacAAAAGGAGAGCCTTTATAACGTTTCATTGTTTGGCGATCCAGTTAGAATTTCCTATTCTGTTCATCTCAAACACCACAGCTTCTTACATTGGATTTcactaaattaaattttaagttttagagCGTGAAAACGCTCAAGGAAAGAAACACAATAGAATGCTCATTGTCTCAGGCACTAAGGATTCTCTAGCTAGCAGTTAGGTGGTTTTATAACACATTTAAATTCCTTGAGACCCGAACATTGATGTTTAGTttcgctccccccgccccccttcagTCTGAAGGGCTAAGTGGGCCTTTATTGTCCTAAAAAGCATTTCAGCCTCTTCGAACGTAAGGTAAGGGGAAACTGGCAGGCACCTGAGTGCCACTCGTAACGTTCACGAATGGAATAATTTTAATGACTCAACAGCGAGAAGCCCCCAGTCGGCCCAGTCTCAGGTGGCCCCCTTAGAATATTATCTGAGGATCCAAGCGACAAGACGGGAGACTCGCCCAACCCGGGGCTCCCGGCTGCTCTCTCCGCGCCCTGAGCCAGCCTTTCCCACTTCTCATCCCCAGTACATCTTCCAACGCCCAAACCTCCGACGCTCCCCTCCAGCCCCGCGGACAAAACCAACCCTCCTCCTTTCCGATTCCGggctcccttccctgcccacctccccacccaggtccccaagccacccctcccccattgcaCGCTCCGCCCGCGCGGCCCCCAGAGCCGCCACCCCACCCCTCGCCTTTCCCACCTTTCCTCCCAGGGCCGCGCCCGCGCCTCCGCCCGCCCGCCCACCTCGCGGCCCGCACTCCGGCCCTGCCACTCCCGGGGGAGCCGCCGGGACTCACCTCGAAGAGCTCGGCCGTCGTAGCCATCCCGGCCGGCTGAGAGGCTCGCCTCGCACTGGAAGCCGTCTCCTCTTCACATGCTGCGCCTCAGCGGCGCCGCGCACTGCCCCCTGCTCGGCTCGCCAGCTCTGGCTCCCGGCCGCCGCgggctcccccactccccacagaGCCCAGGCGGGGCGGGAGGGCGGCCATGAAGCGAAGGCGCAGACGCCTGTCAGCTGCCTCCCGGCGCCGCCCGCGCCGCTCCCATTGTCACCGCCTCATACGCCGGAAGTGGAGCTGCGCGCGCCCGGTTGGCTGTCGGGAGGGGCCGGCGAGGGAAGCCGGCAGCCGGCGAACCGCAGAGAGGCTCGTCGCCTGGGCGAGTGAGGAACTGTGACCCTTGCGGGCCACCGTCCCGGAAGTGGACCGTAGAGGAAGAAAGCAGTGGGTTGGTGGGGAGGAATGTTTCTCGAGATTCTAGGTGAGGAGTCACAGAACTTTCGTGGCGTGTGTTGACAGGACGGACTCAGAGGTTTTAGTCACTTCACCAGAAGGAGCCAGCGTCTCTGCAGAGCCCGACCTGTTTGTGGTGAGGCAGAAGGTGGCTCGGGTTGAGTGAGCCCCGGGTCTTCTGGTAGAAGTCCATCTGAGAAAGCCAGTCCTTTTTCCGTAGAGACCTTAGGGATCAGCTGATGCTTTAGTGGCTTAATGGCCCAGCGGGCAGTGTGGCTCATAAGCCGCGAGCCGGGAACTCCATTTTGTAGCACCGTCAGATTCTCCAGGTAAATGCAGGTCTGAATTCTCAGAGGTGTTGGATCGGAGGAATGGATGATGTATTGTAGTTTGGGGATGTGTCTTTGGTCCGCCaccttgggcaatttacttaacttccgtttcatctgttaaatgaagaTCTTAATACTACTACTTAAtagtgttgtgagaattaaatgagttgatgCTTGGCACACATTAAGCATTATGTGTTCTACAATATTGTTAttactttctcttaaaataattccACCTGCTTAGGATTGAGATGGAGATgaccaaaggaaagaaaggaagcttACTGAGCACTAAACaggtttcacatttttctttggttGATAAAGATCATTCAAGGACATTTTAACTCATTCTTCCGGAAAATCTTTGCTGATCATTAAAAGActgttattttagaaatttttagaaattttcagaTGGATTGCTGAAGAAAATTGAGAAAGTACAAAAAAATGAACCGTATTCACTTTTTCTTAGATGGTGTGAGCTGATCTGGCCCCACTTTTAGCATTTGCCACATTTTATCAAAAGAGCTCTGTGATGAGAATTATACAATAACTCATTGTAAGATATAGGTGGCAATTCTGTGACCTATGACCTTTTATTCTCAGTGGCTATGGACGTTTCTTTCTTGCCAACATTGTTACTCTTCCCTGGGGAAAGCTCTGTAGGGAGGTAGCATAGCCCTGAATTGCAGATAAAGATGCGGGTGATTTTAAATGAAAGTGGTTGGCAACGTGGATATGAAAAATTCCCTCCTGGCAACCtaaacatttgttttgttcctgaggGCATCAGAGTTGTAGTTTACCATTTCCCCCTAATATACCTGGCTTACTTTGTTGTTGCTGTACCTCAAGCAGGGAGTTTAATAGTATTCATTGGTACGGTTAATCAGCCTCACTGGTTTATCCAAGAACTTACATATTACCTTGAGTATCCTTATTTCTgccactctcctcctcctcacagGTAACTCTCATATGTTTGTTGCtacccttttatttctgtgtttgtcTATGCATTTTTCAAATTGCACAATTAAGTGTGCTATagacttcatttcctttctctacatTTGCCAGACTTCTCAGCACTATTTTAAAGAAACGTCCATGTTACTTTATGTTCATGCAGAGCAGCTCTGCCCAATAGAATTTTCTGCAGTAATGGACATGGGAAGTGTTCTAAATCTGTGCTGTTTAATAttgtagccactagccacatgtagctattgtGCTTTTGAAATGTGGCTATTGTAACTGAGGAACTCAATCtcgtttaattttaatttaagttgAAATAGtcacacgtggctagtggctcCTGTTTTGGACAGTGCAGATTTAGCCCATTGCTCTGTTGTACCCTGTGGTCTACATCTTCCATATTTTACCTGTATCCCTTCCCTTAATGATGATACCCTGGGTTGCTTCCAACTCAGCCATCCAGAATAATGATGCAGTAGATAGCCTCAAAAGGTCCATAGACATATCTTTGCAGATTTTGACTAAAGATTGCCAAATAATTAGCTCCTCGGAATACTTTAACAGTCAACACTCTTCTCATCAGCAGTGAGCAAAGGTTCCTATATCTCCATTCCATCCCAACATTTATTCCAGTTTTTGCCAATATTGGTGTAAAGgatatcttattttcatttgcatttcactgTGTAGCAATGATTGTTAGCCCTTTGGATTTCCTCTTCTGTGGATTGCTTGTAcatatcctttgtccattttatctttgagagttgctgtttgttttcctgttaaTTTGCACGAGTTCATTGTGTATTCTTGACATTAGGCCTATGTCATTTCTAGCTATGAtagatattttctctcattttgtcgTTTTCAACTTTATCCCTTGGTTAAATAGAAACCACTAATTTTATTACTATCACAGTAGTACTTTGGGGATTTTGTAGAAGTTTTTCTCTACCCTTATTTCACAAGCTATATTCTTAAATTATATTCTCTTAACTTTATCATTTTGCTTGTCatgtttagatctttaatccatcttCAGGTGTGGTGTTAATAGAGGAATCCccttatatttttctctattgtgtGGGCCAGTTTTCCTGCATATGTTtagtatattttttcaatatatatatttttcattgatttctgggATTATTGATAGTTGATATGTCTCCCATATAAATATTGGTTTGTTTCAGTTCTATTACTTTATTTGCCTATTCttgcaccagtaccatactgtatttatATCTGTGGCTTTGTAGCTTATCTTAATATCTCACagagatgagattttttttttaatgcttataaaaataaattccttaaagAAGTCATGGTTGTTTTCAGAAGATTTTTCTCATTGTACTTaggaatttcagaagaaaaattcagATATGTTTGGGTGGGCTTTTCAACATCTCTGTGGAGGcagtaagttttattattttcagttttctgattCCTTGGAACTGATGTAAACATAAATGCTCTGGCATATTACCCATATATATGCCAAAGGATAATGGCTatcatttaagatttttaaaagcagatgaCCTTTCCTGTATGTGGTTACTTTTTCCCAAAACAAAACTTGGTCTAAATTCTGATTTAGAAGTTTACTGTCCAGATACACAGTAATGGCATCAGCTTAAGTATGGCTTAGGTTGTTATTGTACTCTATGATTATAGGGCCAAGGTCTGAGTCCTATTTTAGAAAAGGTATAGAATAAATCTGAAATGATAGGTTGAGTTatccaacaaaaatatttattgagcacatatcAAGGCATTATATACACTCCCAGATTAACTTCTTATCTGTACATTCAATATTGAGATTCTTACACTTAAGAAGGACTTTAATTATCCTCTAGATAACCAGAGGATAAGACACTGGGCTAGAGTTTAGTTCAAAATTCTCAACCTTTCTCATCCAGAgactcagagaaagaaagggcattCTTTCTAAGCCATTACTGGAGAgctaattcttttcctttctcaatcAAAAAAGTGCATCAGAATATAAGTGAGTGAGGttcattaatatataaataagtttgaatacattcttatttttcttcttaaaaattattagtaaacATCAATAACTTATTAGTGGTattcatgcaaaaaaaatattttggctaaGTTTGTTCTTGATCCTTGGTGAGAATTGCTTATATATTCTTTAGCTGcccctttattttacaaataagaaaatagatttaGGAAAGTGGGTGATTTACACAGAAGTTAATAGCCAATAAATGACTTTATTCTGGACATTAGAGTGGAGGGAAAAAGAGTAGgaaaagtacattttcttttaaactgtaaCATATCATTCTGCAAATGAACAAAAGCATCTTCTAGTCTTTTTCCTGCCAAAAGGATAAATTAGTAACTTACTATTAAGTCTAGGACatacaaaccataaaagattattcagtttttattatttttattatctcataaTATCTTTCAGGGCCATAGAGATAAGCAGTTTTATTACTAAAATGTTCTTATGTTTTAAGGAGTTGGCAAGAAGACTCAGGGTATTTTGCTATTCACTATTAGTTGAGTAGAATAGAACATTCCTTTTACATTTGTATCATCTCAACTAGTGAATCCAAAGTTGTGGAGGGTTAAATTGAACCTGCTAAgatggaatcagaaaaaaagtccttatagATGCCTAAAATGCATCCAAGTATGCGTACCTGGCTGACCAAGTAGGAATCTGAGTGGCCAAGAGACTAGAATTTTGAATTAGAACTGTGTGCTATGcctattgaaaaaattaaattgaactATGTTCAGTAATAAATGACTTTATAATTTGAGATAATATGCGAACAGTTACATAACTGTTACACAAAAGTTGTTACAGTAGAAATTtaacatggaatatatttttttggttatGGTTTTTGtggatatgtgtatgtatttgttaTCGTGTGTTTTGTTATTACGGTTAGCCTtgtgttttagggttttttttctatttttattttccttggaagaaccattcataatatttttgtttccacaATAAAGACGGTATCCAACTGTTGAAAAACGAGCCAAAGTCTTCAATGGAGCAAGTTATGTGCCTATTCCTGAAGATGGTCCCTTTCTTAAAGCACTACTCTTTGAACTTAGATTATTGGATGATGATGAGGACTTCATAGAGAGTCGTGATAGCTGTTCACACATCAATAAAACATCCGTCTATGGGCTCCTCATAGGAGGTGGAGAACTCTGGCCAGTTGTGGCTTTTCTGAAGAATAACATGATATATGCTTGTGTTCCACTAGTTGAACAAACTTTATCCCCTCATCCACCGTTAATTAGCATTAGTGGAATTTCACAAGGCTTTGAACTTCTTTTTGGAGTAcaggattttctttccttgagtcaAAAAAATGACACTGAGCTAAATACAAAATTGAACCAATTACCTGATTTGCTTCTACAAGCTTGTCCATTTGGAACTTTGTTGGATGCCAATTTACAGAATTCATTGGATAgtattaattttgcttctgtGACTCATTCACAAAAACAGCCAGCCTGGAAAGTTGGAACATACAAAGGAAAACCACAAGTTTCTATTTCTATCACCGAAAAGGTAAAATCCATGCAATACGATAAACAGGATATAGCAGATACATGGCAGGTCGTTGGAACTGTCACTTGCAAGGTAAGATTTCCTCTCATACTTGTTTTATCTTACCATTTAACACGTAcggagaaaagtaaaattttctgactttattttacattgttatatgacattcttgatttttctcataAACAGCAGTCATTAAATGTTAGATTTGTGTGAAATTTTGTAACATTACCTTTTTGCATTCCTTATGAATTGTATTAGTTATATATTGCTGCATATTGATTTGCCTCATtatcccccaaataaacatttattatcctcATAGTGTTCTATGGGTTAAGACTTCAGGAACAGCTTAGATGGGAACTTCTAGCATGAAGTCCATCATGAGATCACAGTCAAGATTGCAGCTAGAGCTATAGTCACCTGAAGGTTTGATTGGGGCTGGAAAATCTACTTGCAAGGTGGCTAACTCACATGGCTAGCAAATTGTTGGTGGGAGGGTTCTGTTCCTTTCCATGTGGACTTCTCAGTAGGCTATTTAAAAATCTCCTCACAACTTGGTAACTAGCTTCCTATAGATCAAATGAGAGATCagatgagggagacagagaaagagaaagaaggtgcAGGTTGAAGCTATCCTTTTTATTACCTAAGCTGAGGTCAGATGACATTACTTCCACCACTTTGTTCATTAGGAAAAGGTCACTAAGTCCAGTCCACATTCAAGGCAACTAGAATTAAGCTCCATCTTTTGAAGAGtaatgtcaaagaatttgtgaaaatattttaaaaccatcatacctatttatcattttctctaaaaaggatgaaattgaCAAATCTCTGACTTAATATCTAAAACCATTTTGAAGGGCTCTTGTATTATTTAAACAAGTTGGTAGGTTAATGTAGGGTTCTCTGGTTTAAGGTTAGAAAATAGGAAATGACAATAGAAATAATACTATTATCACTTtgggatccctgggtggctcagtccagttaaGTGTCTCAACtgttgattctggctcaggtcatgatctcacagttatgatatcaagccccatattgggtaccACTGGGCGTGGAGTCTggttaaggttctctctctccctctccctctgcccctccgctgcttgtgctTGCTTGTgcgctgtctcaaaaaaaaaaaaaaaaaaaaaaaaaatcaggtaagttCTAGGTCCCTTCTGTGTTTTATAATTCCTGGTTAAAAGTTCAAATTTATATATGCCAGGTTTATTTAAAAGATAGTATTCAGGTTTCATCTAGAATTTCCTCATTTAATAGTAAAAGACTGATGATCTGATATTTTAAATGACTAGGTGGCAGATAATCCATTGGTGGTTTTCATAGTGGTTGCAATTTTCCGATCCCTTTAAGAATATTAGActgttagggggtgcctgggtggctcagtcagttaagcatcggacttcaactcaggtcatgatctcactacctgtgagttcaagccctgcaacggactctgtgctgacagctcagagcctggagtctgcttcagattctgtctccatctct includes:
- the AP5M1 gene encoding AP-5 complex subunit mu-1 isoform X4 encodes the protein MAQRAVWLISREPGTPFCSTVRFSRRYPTVEKRAKVFNGASYVPIPEDGPFLKALLFELRLLDDDEDFIESRDSCSHINKTSVYGLLIGGGELWPVVAFLKNNMIYACVPLVEQTLSPHPPLISISGISQGFELLFGVQDFLSLSQKNDTELNTKLNQLPDLLLQACPFGTLLDANLQNSLDSINFASVTHSQKQPAWKVGTYKGKPQVSISITEKVKSMQYDKQDIADTWQVVGTVTCKCDLEGIMPNVTISLSLPTNGSPLQDILVHPCVTSLDSAILTSSSIDAMDDSAFSGPYKFPLTPPLESFNLCYYTSQVPVPPILGFYQMKEEEIQVKITVNLKLHESVKNNFEFCEAHIPFYNRGPITHVEYKVSFGQLEVFREKSSLVWIIGQKFPKSMEINLSGTVTFGAKSHEKQSFDEICIGGTAYLKTGN